One Lentibacillus cibarius DNA window includes the following coding sequences:
- a CDS encoding transposase translates to MIAKNNPNNQLPKEIKATFKELNVFRHLRNAGITKSFGFSCAYIFQLIFCLIFENKNWFRALESKQSGDIPAKDTVYRFLNQSTFNWRRFLLSLASQTIVKVSKLTRHDRPKVFILDDSSYDRNRSKDVELLARCFDHASQKMRFYKGFRMLTLGWSDGSTFLPVDFSLLSSKKSQINGISENVDKRSSGYKRRKEALQTAPEQIPGMIAGAMKAGIDASYVLMDSWFTQQPLIKNLTDQGLDVIGMVKKLKQRYIVDGKRVSLDQLYRLAKPSADNKRILRSIHTTQANGVPVKVVFVRNRNKKSDWLAILSTDCTLSDQEIIRIYGMRWDIEVFFKTTKSLLKLQKEFQSRSYDALISHTTIVFARYIVLSWQNRCSTDDRTLGGMFYELCEEVHDLDWAVALQQLIGLLEDTLSKSNKKMKQLIKSQLQQWLAGLPNYIKAYLPVLTCES, encoded by the coding sequence ATGATAGCTAAAAACAACCCAAATAATCAACTCCCAAAAGAAATAAAAGCAACGTTTAAAGAATTGAATGTGTTCAGACACCTGCGGAACGCAGGTATCACGAAATCGTTTGGTTTTTCATGTGCTTATATTTTCCAGCTCATTTTTTGTTTAATCTTTGAAAACAAAAATTGGTTTCGAGCGCTTGAAAGCAAACAATCCGGGGATATACCGGCCAAGGATACCGTTTATCGATTTCTCAATCAATCGACATTTAACTGGCGTCGTTTTCTGCTTTCACTGGCTTCTCAAACGATTGTGAAGGTGTCAAAGCTAACCCGACATGACCGTCCCAAAGTATTTATATTGGACGATTCATCCTATGATCGTAACCGAAGTAAAGACGTCGAGCTTTTAGCTCGCTGCTTTGATCATGCCTCGCAAAAAATGCGCTTCTATAAAGGATTCCGCATGTTGACCCTGGGCTGGTCTGATGGCTCGACATTTCTGCCTGTTGATTTTTCGTTATTGAGTTCGAAAAAAAGCCAAATCAACGGTATATCTGAAAACGTTGATAAACGGAGTTCCGGTTACAAACGTCGGAAAGAAGCTCTGCAAACAGCACCGGAACAAATTCCGGGGATGATTGCAGGGGCAATGAAAGCTGGCATTGATGCATCTTATGTGCTGATGGATTCATGGTTCACTCAGCAGCCCCTTATTAAGAATCTGACAGATCAGGGGTTGGATGTGATTGGCATGGTCAAAAAATTAAAGCAGCGTTACATTGTAGATGGCAAGCGCGTCAGCCTGGATCAATTGTATCGCTTGGCTAAGCCAAGCGCTGATAACAAGCGTATCCTGCGTTCCATTCATACGACACAGGCGAATGGTGTGCCTGTCAAAGTCGTTTTCGTCCGTAATCGAAATAAGAAAAGTGACTGGCTTGCGATCCTGAGCACGGATTGCACCTTGAGTGATCAGGAAATCATCCGAATTTACGGCATGCGTTGGGATATTGAAGTGTTCTTCAAAACAACAAAATCCCTTTTAAAACTTCAAAAAGAATTCCAAAGCCGTTCTTATGACGCTCTTATCAGTCACACAACAATTGTGTTTGCAAGGTATATAGTGCTTTCGTGGCAGAATCGCTGCAGCACAGATGACCGAACCTTGGGTGGCATGTTTTATGAATTATGTGAAGAAGTCCATGACCTCGATTGGGCTGTTGCCCTGCAACAGTTAATTGGGCTTCTTGAAGATACGCTGTCCAAAAGTAATAAGAAAATGAAACAACTTATCAAAAGTCAACTACAACAATGGCTAGCGGGCCTGCCCAATTATATCAAGGCATACCTGCCTGTTTTAACCTGCGAAAGTTGA
- a CDS encoding DUF3800 domain-containing protein, translating into MIYIYCDESCHLENDLSNVMVLGGILVPELTKQAVFADIRKIKEKHDLSSWFEIKWTKVSQSKLNFYNELVEYFFNNQYLSFRGIIMKGKNQLDHERYGNTYDQWYYKMYYYLLDPIIFPEENYRVFIDIKDTNGGKKVNKLHEVLSNSKYDFSQEVIKDINQIHSHESEIMQLCDLFIGALSYYHRGFYLSGKNKGKQALISNIIKWTDRNLNENTPVREEKFNLFNWMPRMV; encoded by the coding sequence ATGATATACATATATTGTGATGAAAGTTGTCACTTAGAAAACGATCTTTCAAATGTTATGGTTCTTGGTGGTATTTTAGTTCCAGAATTAACTAAACAAGCAGTCTTTGCTGATATCAGAAAAATAAAGGAAAAACATGATTTAAGTTCATGGTTCGAAATTAAATGGACGAAAGTATCACAATCAAAGTTAAACTTTTACAATGAACTTGTTGAATACTTCTTTAATAATCAATATTTGAGCTTTAGAGGCATCATTATGAAAGGTAAAAACCAATTGGACCATGAAAGATACGGGAATACTTACGATCAGTGGTACTATAAAATGTACTATTATTTATTAGACCCAATTATTTTTCCTGAGGAGAATTATAGAGTGTTTATAGACATTAAGGATACAAACGGTGGAAAAAAAGTAAACAAACTGCATGAAGTGCTAAGTAACAGTAAATATGATTTCAGCCAAGAGGTCATAAAAGATATTAATCAGATCCACTCACACGAATCTGAAATAATGCAACTGTGCGATCTTTTTATCGGAGCACTATCATACTATCATAGAGGATTTTACTTGTCGGGGAAAAACAAAGGAAAACAAGCACTAATAAGCAATATTATAAAATGGACAGATAGAAACTTAAATGAAAATACTCCAGTAAGAGAAGAAAAATTCAATTTGTTCAATTGGATGCCAAGGATGGTGTAG
- a CDS encoding DNA cytosine methyltransferase: MDNSGGTALPTCRSTDPVLKINNRYRRFTPREVARIQSFPDTFTLTGAEGTQYKALGNAIPPVLMWYVANELSNVLQDLPKEIIANA, from the coding sequence TTGGATAATAGCGGCGGAACCGCATTACCTACTTGTCGAAGCACAGACCCGGTATTAAAAATAAATAACCGTTATAGAAGATTCACACCACGTGAGGTTGCGAGGATTCAGTCATTTCCGGATACATTCACACTTACGGGTGCTGAAGGAACACAATATAAGGCATTGGGTAATGCAATCCCCCCCGTTTTAATGTGGTATGTTGCAAACGAACTTTCAAATGTGCTTCAAGACTTGCCAAAAGAAATTATAGCAAATGCTTAA
- a CDS encoding tyrosine-type recombinase/integrase yields the protein MIESFHAYLQNKGLKENSIKGYLQSVKGYLKWFDESKDVSFQKLHRENVLEYISFLKTVKKLNPKTINTKLSGLIKFNQFLMEEYRVQTKVVIGKKDFERVQQQYASLSTVEYHDVEKFRQVILDNNHMRYYALATIFAYAGLRLSEALDLHLHDVHLVTREITVREGKGDKTRIVYMSEKVRTALQSWLKERKNNGVDSEYLFPSNRNRRLDRTVVNTAFQRYAKEVGKKITPHVLRHFFCSNAIAKGLSIHEVANQAGHSNIHTTLLYTNPTKTEMLDKMDQL from the coding sequence TTGATAGAATCCTTTCATGCTTATTTACAGAATAAAGGTTTAAAGGAAAATTCCATAAAAGGATACCTCCAGTCAGTCAAAGGTTATTTGAAATGGTTTGATGAATCAAAAGACGTTTCATTTCAAAAACTTCACCGAGAAAATGTACTTGAGTATATTTCATTCTTGAAGACCGTTAAAAAATTAAATCCGAAAACAATCAACACAAAACTGAGTGGTTTAATAAAATTCAATCAATTTCTGATGGAAGAGTACCGCGTGCAAACTAAAGTAGTCATTGGAAAGAAAGACTTCGAAAGAGTGCAACAACAATATGCCTCTTTATCGACAGTAGAATATCATGATGTGGAGAAGTTTCGTCAGGTTATTTTGGATAACAATCATATGCGTTATTATGCTTTAGCTACGATATTTGCCTATGCGGGGTTAAGACTATCGGAAGCACTGGATTTGCATCTTCACGATGTTCATCTGGTGACGAGAGAAATTACGGTAAGAGAAGGAAAGGGGGATAAAACAAGAATTGTTTATATGAGCGAGAAGGTTCGCACTGCATTACAGTCCTGGTTAAAAGAAAGAAAGAACAACGGAGTAGATAGTGAATACTTATTTCCGAGTAATCGGAACCGGCGTCTTGATCGTACTGTTGTTAATACAGCATTTCAAAGATACGCCAAAGAAGTTGGCAAAAAAATCACCCCTCATGTGTTGAGGCACTTCTTTTGTTCCAATGCAATTGCCAAAGGCTTGAGTATTCATGAAGTGGCAAATCAGGCCGGTCATTCGAATATTCATACGACTTTGTTGTATACGAATCCAACTAAGACTGAAATGTTGGATAAAATGGATCAACTGTAA
- a CDS encoding IS110 family transposase: MDPVIGLDIAKGESQVQAFLKRKQTYKQSFKFAHDLQGLHAFYRFYQEVEQVSGQTPAVIFESTGHYHEPVLQFLENHDVTYYLINPVVSYEARKTSLRKVKTDKIDAFHLGELYYKEDLEVFQRKTEQYLNLRQLTRQHSALTDSYVEIKLQFQAALDQIFPEYHGVFSDLYGKMSLNTLLHYPTSVDVQKISQETLATEMRQFGAKRSDAWFRNKAAQLKDAADRNPFQQPVCHGHIVSIQMYIQMLFQYQEHLSKLQKEIDALAESFYDYELIQSIPGIGGKIAATILSETGGMNQFEHPKQLAAYAGVDPSVFESGKFKASINKITKRGSSRLRQTLYTAVQCGLAKNRNKKLIAFYDRKRNEGKPHKVAVIACANKLIHWIHAMLKRQEVFVDQ; this comes from the coding sequence ATGGATCCTGTTATTGGTCTGGATATCGCTAAAGGCGAAAGCCAGGTCCAAGCCTTTTTAAAAAGGAAACAAACTTATAAGCAGAGCTTTAAATTTGCTCACGATCTACAGGGACTTCATGCTTTTTATCGATTTTATCAAGAAGTGGAACAGGTTTCTGGCCAAACACCAGCTGTAATCTTTGAATCTACTGGACACTATCATGAGCCTGTGCTTCAATTTCTTGAGAATCATGATGTAACGTATTATTTAATCAATCCGGTGGTTTCCTATGAAGCCAGAAAAACGAGTCTACGCAAAGTGAAAACGGACAAAATTGATGCTTTCCATCTAGGGGAGCTGTACTACAAAGAAGATTTGGAAGTTTTCCAGAGAAAAACAGAGCAGTATTTAAATCTGCGGCAGTTAACCAGACAACATAGTGCTTTAACAGACAGCTATGTCGAAATCAAACTTCAGTTTCAGGCTGCTCTGGATCAGATTTTCCCGGAATATCATGGTGTTTTCAGTGATCTTTATGGCAAGATGTCGCTCAACACCTTACTGCATTATCCGACTTCTGTGGATGTTCAAAAGATCTCGCAGGAAACCTTGGCCACCGAAATGCGTCAATTTGGAGCCAAACGTTCTGATGCATGGTTTAGGAACAAAGCTGCTCAATTAAAGGATGCGGCGGATCGCAATCCATTTCAACAGCCAGTCTGTCATGGTCATATTGTCAGCATACAGATGTATATTCAAATGCTCTTTCAATACCAGGAGCACCTATCTAAGTTACAAAAAGAGATAGACGCCCTGGCTGAATCCTTTTATGATTATGAATTGATCCAATCCATTCCCGGCATCGGAGGCAAGATTGCGGCAACAATCCTCTCTGAAACAGGTGGAATGAATCAGTTCGAACACCCCAAGCAACTAGCTGCCTATGCGGGTGTAGACCCTTCCGTTTTTGAATCCGGGAAGTTTAAGGCCTCCATCAACAAAATCACAAAAAGGGGGTCATCAAGATTGCGTCAGACTCTTTATACGGCTGTACAATGCGGTCTCGCCAAAAATCGGAACAAGAAGCTTATAGCCTTCTATGATCGCAAACGAAACGAGGGTAAGCCACACAAAGTCGCTGTAATCGCTTGTGCTAATAAACTAATTCATTGGATTCATGCCATGTTGAAACGGCAAGAAGTTTTTGTAGATCAATAA
- a CDS encoding ACT domain-containing protein, which yields MNLSVLHEKIAILKGSPDKNIPSWIFDNKKFISVTYTEEELSVVCLENVIPDNHEMVVEKGWRCIKVDGPLDFSLTGVLTSLASPLAEASISIFAVSTYNTDYLLIKEHSLEKALEVLTKDGHNIRGE from the coding sequence ATGAATCTATCTGTTTTACATGAAAAGATTGCAATTTTAAAAGGTAGCCCCGATAAGAACATCCCTTCATGGATTTTTGATAACAAAAAGTTTATTTCAGTTACATACACGGAAGAGGAACTGTCGGTTGTCTGTTTGGAAAATGTCATTCCAGATAATCATGAAATGGTTGTTGAAAAAGGTTGGAGATGCATTAAAGTTGATGGCCCCCTTGACTTTTCTCTCACTGGAGTCTTAACATCGCTGGCATCGCCACTTGCAGAAGCAAGTATTAGCATATTTGCAGTTTCGACTTACAACACTGATTACCTATTGATAAAGGAACATAGTTTAGAAAAGGCCCTAGAGGTATTAACAAAAGACGGCCACAATATCCGTGGAGAGTAA
- a CDS encoding putative holin-like toxin has product MTVFQTLLLMIAFATLVVSIMSNKK; this is encoded by the coding sequence ATGACAGTATTCCAAACACTTTTGCTAATGATTGCATTTGCAACGTTAGTCGTGTCGATTATGTCAAACAAAAAATAA
- a CDS encoding vWA domain-containing protein: MLPKIMDTTESVMNTDQFDKRRFAKLYQQSQGLQNLNQEKVFPTYEALLGDIWAGLYKTLPQLKPIEDVSKTYQTNHAFMERILRDEKFESYRAYTKLDDLASAIGTVQFGKQTRDWLEKQREQDEALDKHMQEVNALQRQIEKQERDDGSDRVNQQLQTDVQQKTEDLHDYVANALKQDHHGFDKAMQQAMEDTQNTKESVKALVGGTKPGSGEAELRNMPLRDQLALADRIQKDKSIQKITEWAGRFKQIARKKQKSNYKNSTSRNGVTLGNNPEQLLPSELALYRHEGTKAEFLRRFAKRKIRQHDTKGKKALGKGPIVLCLDQSGSMKNLDNQAKGFALALMSIAKKQKRDFAFIPFSSHAERYIYKKGNMSSQDMVRLCQHFLGGGTNFEGALQEAEEAMQESILKDADIIFVTDGEDNLSDSFRQKFQEHKKKKRFNVISLLVGSKSDTVKLFSDKVVEIQDFTDEGSFSAFEL; encoded by the coding sequence ATGTTACCGAAAATAATGGATACAACTGAGTCAGTCATGAACACAGACCAATTTGATAAAAGACGTTTCGCAAAGCTTTATCAACAATCACAAGGGCTGCAAAACTTGAATCAAGAGAAAGTATTCCCCACCTATGAGGCATTGCTGGGAGATATCTGGGCTGGTTTGTATAAAACCTTACCACAGTTAAAGCCAATTGAGGATGTTTCCAAAACGTATCAAACGAATCACGCTTTCATGGAGCGTATCCTGCGTGATGAAAAATTTGAATCCTATCGGGCGTATACGAAGCTTGATGATTTAGCTTCAGCCATTGGGACGGTCCAATTTGGTAAACAAACACGAGACTGGTTGGAAAAACAGCGTGAACAGGATGAAGCGCTGGATAAGCATATGCAAGAAGTAAATGCTTTGCAGCGTCAGATCGAAAAACAAGAAAGGGACGATGGATCGGACAGAGTTAATCAACAACTTCAAACCGATGTCCAACAAAAGACCGAAGACCTTCATGATTATGTGGCCAATGCTTTAAAACAGGATCATCATGGATTCGATAAAGCCATGCAACAGGCCATGGAGGATACCCAAAATACCAAAGAGAGTGTTAAAGCTCTGGTTGGTGGTACGAAACCCGGTAGCGGAGAAGCCGAACTACGCAATATGCCTTTACGTGACCAACTTGCTTTAGCTGATCGTATTCAAAAGGATAAATCCATTCAAAAGATAACCGAATGGGCTGGACGGTTTAAACAGATAGCACGTAAAAAGCAGAAAAGCAACTATAAGAATTCGACCAGTCGAAATGGGGTGACTCTTGGTAACAATCCGGAACAGTTATTGCCGTCCGAGTTAGCCTTATATCGACATGAAGGAACCAAAGCAGAATTTCTACGTCGTTTTGCCAAACGTAAAATACGCCAACATGATACGAAAGGCAAAAAGGCATTAGGCAAAGGCCCGATTGTATTGTGTTTAGATCAGTCCGGCAGTATGAAGAACTTGGATAACCAAGCCAAAGGGTTTGCATTGGCTTTAATGAGTATCGCCAAAAAACAGAAGCGCGATTTTGCATTCATCCCTTTTTCCAGTCACGCAGAACGATACATTTATAAAAAAGGAAACATGTCGTCACAGGATATGGTGCGTCTATGTCAACATTTTCTTGGTGGCGGCACGAACTTTGAAGGTGCATTGCAGGAAGCAGAAGAGGCGATGCAAGAGAGTATCTTGAAAGATGCGGATATCATTTTTGTAACAGATGGGGAAGATAACCTTTCCGATTCATTTCGCCAAAAGTTTCAGGAGCATAAAAAGAAAAAGCGTTTTAACGTGATATCATTATTAGTCGGATCAAAAAGTGATACAGTAAAGCTCTTTTCCGATAAAGTCGTGGAGATTCAGGACTTTACGGATGAAGGAAGTTTTTCGGCATTTGAACTATAA
- a CDS encoding AAA family ATPase produces MDNLQKLQQMQQALNEKYMEREKQVEGMLIALLAKEHMLMVGPPGTAKSALSEELSTMIDGSTYFQWLLTKYTTPDEVFGGVMLKDMEEGIYKHNTDAKMPEAHLVFLDEIFKSSSEILNALLKAIHERTFENGHEQMAMPLMTLVGASNEYPEDDEGLEALFDRFLIRFDVDTIKDHSNFLNMLKGNEQPVTMPSMTLEELESLQFLREMVEIPHEIYEKIADIWVELGDEGIHPSDRRFRKAHAVLQAKALIEQRQIVEPEDLLFLQHVLWEHIDQRDTVATVIRRNAQDEVAMMQESIDREAQEIMQGLTDNDTTDYVLEANRKLKALMKEVQELQDRHPERQQALEAMEAKLKQHAEQLTDSILEPVQEPTL; encoded by the coding sequence ATGGATAACCTTCAAAAGTTACAACAAATGCAGCAGGCGCTAAATGAAAAGTATATGGAGCGGGAAAAACAGGTTGAAGGCATGCTGATAGCGTTATTAGCCAAAGAGCATATGCTTATGGTAGGACCACCGGGAACAGCCAAAAGTGCGCTTTCCGAAGAATTATCAACCATGATAGACGGGTCAACTTATTTCCAGTGGTTGTTAACCAAGTACACCACCCCGGATGAAGTGTTCGGGGGCGTGATGCTGAAAGATATGGAAGAAGGGATTTATAAGCATAATACCGATGCCAAAATGCCGGAAGCTCATCTGGTATTCCTTGATGAAATCTTTAAGAGCAGTTCCGAGATACTAAATGCTTTATTAAAGGCTATTCATGAACGAACGTTCGAGAACGGACATGAACAAATGGCAATGCCATTAATGACGCTTGTCGGTGCTTCGAATGAGTACCCGGAAGACGATGAAGGATTAGAGGCTTTGTTTGACCGTTTCTTAATACGTTTTGATGTGGATACGATAAAAGACCATAGCAACTTCTTGAACATGCTCAAAGGAAACGAACAGCCAGTGACCATGCCATCAATGACACTGGAGGAACTGGAAAGTCTGCAATTTCTACGAGAAATGGTAGAAATTCCTCATGAGATTTATGAAAAAATAGCTGATATCTGGGTGGAACTGGGCGATGAAGGCATTCATCCATCCGATCGTCGTTTCCGAAAAGCGCATGCTGTGTTACAGGCAAAGGCTTTAATTGAACAGCGTCAAATCGTTGAACCGGAAGATCTGCTGTTTCTACAGCATGTTTTGTGGGAACATATTGATCAACGTGATACCGTAGCCACCGTTATTCGTCGCAACGCACAGGATGAGGTAGCCATGATGCAGGAATCGATTGATCGTGAAGCACAAGAAATTATGCAGGGACTAACCGATAATGACACTACTGATTATGTATTGGAAGCCAATCGTAAATTAAAAGCCTTAATGAAAGAAGTGCAGGAATTACAAGATAGACATCCTGAGCGCCAACAAGCGTTGGAGGCCATGGAAGCTAAATTAAAACAACATGCGGAACAGCTTACCGATTCGATATTGGAACCGGTGCAGGAACCGACATTATAA
- the radC gene encoding RadC family protein: MPVLHGKGDYMTVIQKAREAVAKYESIGNHAILHTTDMLSVVLGPFANKETVQKLSEYALPELADMFVEEMEAEGLTRNQALTLHAALLLGKRYSQSKAEPTTMIRSPENAADFLMEEMRQLKQEHFVGLFLNTKNELIRKKTLFVGSLNSSIVHPRELYREAVKCSAASVIVAHNHPSGSPEPSQEDGHITRRLADSGKTIGIELLDHVVIGDRQFVSLKEKGFM; encoded by the coding sequence GTGCCTGTGTTGCATGGAAAAGGAGATTACATGACGGTTATTCAAAAGGCTCGAGAGGCCGTAGCTAAATACGAATCCATTGGCAATCACGCTATTCTTCATACAACCGATATGCTATCAGTCGTTTTGGGACCGTTTGCCAATAAAGAAACGGTGCAGAAACTCAGCGAATATGCCTTACCGGAATTGGCTGACATGTTTGTTGAAGAAATGGAAGCAGAAGGATTAACGCGTAACCAAGCATTAACGCTCCATGCAGCTTTATTGCTGGGTAAACGTTATTCCCAAAGCAAAGCAGAACCCACAACAATGATTCGTTCACCTGAGAATGCAGCTGATTTTCTGATGGAAGAAATGCGGCAGTTAAAACAGGAACATTTTGTTGGGTTATTCTTAAATACGAAAAATGAGTTAATCCGCAAAAAGACGCTGTTTGTCGGTAGCTTGAACAGTTCGATTGTTCATCCGAGAGAATTATACCGGGAAGCAGTAAAATGTTCGGCTGCATCTGTCATTGTTGCCCATAATCACCCAAGTGGGTCACCGGAACCGTCCCAGGAAGATGGGCACATCACACGCAGACTGGCTGATTCCGGGAAAACCATTGGCATTGAATTATTAGACCATGTGGTGATTGGAGACCGGCAGTTTGTAAGCCTGAAAGAAAAAGGATTCATGTAA
- a CDS encoding thermonuclease family protein, with protein MEAILLISFITLATFTLVKQRTAIKLIPLVMIIGFSLIGCSAENTESEEQKEETQTVQTDKSNMDQDTEAEETNEAQSETVNSNEDSESSNEQQNNNQKKETKQSSRGAPDRAEKATINRVVDGDTIEIKYKGSIEDVRLLLVDTPETVHPSKPVQPFGPEASNFAKEKLEQGETVYIEFDGPKRDHYDRLLGYIWDDGKNLNKQLLRKGLARYAYVYDPPYTHQEALQKAEDYARSNQLGIWSMEGYVTSDGYASQSEDSGDTETESTSQSGSSSSGYNPNGPDRDCSDFDTQAAAQEFYKKAGGPEQDPHRLDGSDGDGKVCESLP; from the coding sequence ATGGAAGCCATATTACTAATTAGCTTTATAACGTTGGCAACGTTTACCTTGGTGAAGCAGCGCACAGCAATCAAACTTATCCCACTGGTTATGATTATTGGTTTTTCATTGATTGGCTGCTCAGCAGAAAACACTGAATCTGAAGAGCAAAAAGAAGAAACACAGACGGTCCAAACGGATAAATCGAACATGGATCAAGACACTGAAGCCGAAGAAACAAATGAAGCCCAATCCGAGACAGTCAATAGCAATGAAGATAGCGAAAGCTCAAATGAACAACAAAACAACAACCAGAAGAAAGAAACGAAGCAATCCAGTCGGGGAGCCCCAGATCGCGCTGAAAAGGCAACCATTAATCGGGTTGTGGACGGAGATACGATAGAAATCAAATATAAAGGATCCATTGAGGACGTTCGACTGCTTCTAGTTGATACACCTGAGACTGTTCATCCGTCAAAACCAGTACAGCCGTTTGGTCCGGAAGCATCGAATTTTGCCAAAGAGAAATTGGAACAAGGCGAAACAGTTTATATTGAATTTGATGGGCCGAAGCGTGATCATTACGACAGGTTGCTCGGTTATATTTGGGATGATGGCAAGAATCTTAATAAGCAGCTGCTAAGAAAGGGGCTGGCTCGATACGCCTATGTATATGACCCACCGTACACGCATCAGGAAGCGCTCCAAAAAGCGGAGGATTATGCTCGTAGCAATCAGCTAGGAATTTGGAGTATGGAGGGTTATGTCACATCGGACGGCTACGCCTCTCAATCGGAGGACTCAGGCGATACAGAAACGGAATCAACTTCACAGTCAGGAAGTTCTTCCTCAGGATATAATCCGAACGGACCTGATCGGGATTGTAGTGATTTTGATACACAAGCAGCTGCACAAGAATTTTATAAAAAAGCAGGCGGACCTGAGCAAGATCCACATCGTTTGGATGGATCTGACGGGGACGGGAAAGTGTGTGAATCGCTACCGTAA
- a CDS encoding RecB family exonuclease, with protein MIFSFSRLNLYKQCPYRFYNKYVLEKDEPMTQPLALGKAVHKAIEDKINGIPHHEAVLNGYAEANFYEELTQSEIDDLVLKAPIHQGMGDTETYFKLKLADEANAPQLQGFIDLIQPSGRITDWKTNRVPYKTLDNHQLALYAWAVSQLKGLQSVEGSYYFLRFCQERSHVFTPEDMEQARQWALNTANEIYGRLALLKRHPDNAGMLFPAHPSKLCRHCPFAWECLKSNSNVLTSHGV; from the coding sequence ATGATTTTTTCCTTTAGTCGGTTAAACCTATATAAACAATGCCCGTATCGGTTTTATAACAAGTATGTACTTGAAAAAGACGAACCAATGACACAGCCACTTGCCTTAGGAAAAGCTGTGCACAAGGCAATTGAGGATAAAATCAATGGCATACCTCATCATGAAGCGGTATTAAACGGTTATGCAGAGGCTAATTTTTATGAAGAATTAACGCAGTCGGAAATAGATGATTTAGTGCTAAAAGCGCCAATCCATCAAGGTATGGGAGACACCGAAACGTATTTTAAGTTGAAGTTGGCAGACGAAGCCAATGCACCGCAGCTACAAGGGTTCATCGATTTGATTCAGCCCAGTGGCAGGATTACTGATTGGAAAACGAATCGTGTTCCTTATAAGACACTGGATAATCATCAGTTAGCCCTTTATGCTTGGGCAGTCAGTCAATTAAAAGGACTACAAAGTGTAGAAGGTAGTTATTATTTTTTACGTTTTTGTCAAGAACGAAGCCATGTATTCACACCAGAAGACATGGAACAAGCAAGGCAATGGGCATTAAATACTGCAAATGAGATATATGGTAGACTAGCTTTATTAAAAAGGCATCCCGATAATGCTGGAATGCTGTTTCCAGCCCATCCTTCAAAGTTATGCCGTCATTGCCCATTTGCTTGGGAATGTTTGAAAAGTAATAGTAATGTCTTAACATCGCATGGAGTGTAA
- a CDS encoding single-stranded DNA-binding protein produces MNNTQLIGRMTKDVDMKYTQNGVAVATFTLAVNRPFTNKNGDREADFIRCQVWRKLAENTAQFCKKGSQVGVTGRIQTRSFEGQDGKPVFMTEVVGDQVEFLDTKTSQGKGSSSNQSSGQSNPFQGQGQPVEVDDQDLPF; encoded by the coding sequence ATGAATAACACACAATTAATTGGACGCATGACAAAAGATGTAGACATGAAATACACGCAGAACGGAGTGGCCGTTGCTACCTTCACATTAGCGGTGAATCGTCCCTTCACCAATAAAAACGGAGACCGTGAAGCCGACTTCATTCGCTGTCAGGTGTGGCGCAAACTTGCGGAAAATACCGCACAGTTCTGTAAAAAAGGGTCACAGGTTGGTGTCACTGGTCGCATTCAAACACGTTCCTTTGAAGGACAGGATGGCAAGCCTGTGTTCATGACCGAAGTCGTTGGTGACCAAGTAGAATTTTTGGATACCAAAACTTCACAGGGAAAAGGCAGTTCATCTAATCAATCATCAGGGCAATCTAACCCGTTCCAGGGACAGGGGCAACCCGTTGAAGTGGATGATCAGGATTTGCCATTTTAA